The proteins below come from a single Fodinicurvata sp. EGI_FJ10296 genomic window:
- a CDS encoding proton-conducting transporter membrane subunit, translated as MLSFLPLTVFAPIALLAAAVVAFARPGTRPGATPWLSEAAPLAALGLAAAGLVQLLATGPAQLSLFDGPFALVIRLDAVGATMTLLVAFIGWVVMRYSRTYLDGEAREGWFHGRMLATLAAVLIVVQSGSFTILILAFVGVGTGLRGLLLFYPERAAARRAAAKFSLVWHAGDAALVLAALLLFVAFGSSEIAPLAAAAASGLPIAAHLAVALLVLAAALKTAAFPLHGWLTEVMEAPTPVSALLHAGVVNAGGFLLIRTADMVQASAGAMAALVIIGGFTALFGAVVMLTQSAVKTALAWSTVSQMGFMLLQCGLGLWPLALLHIVAHSMYKAHAFLGSGSAVKAIASLSRPGPIAVPKAAAVVKAFGLALALYGAVALTFTLMAGPKSPQALAIGAMLIFGVAYLVAQGLADAAPAALTRRTGLAALGAALAYFTFQQAADALWGASLPAAPFAGPLEWALIVLAVCSFGVVAVAQTLFPLWAHHPSAAGLRVHIANGLYLNALLDRLIGGFRVTKSS; from the coding sequence TTGTTGTCATTTCTGCCGTTGACCGTTTTCGCCCCGATCGCCCTCCTGGCCGCAGCGGTTGTCGCGTTTGCACGTCCGGGCACGCGCCCCGGTGCCACGCCGTGGCTGTCCGAGGCCGCGCCGCTGGCGGCACTCGGACTGGCGGCGGCGGGGCTCGTGCAACTTCTCGCCACCGGACCGGCGCAGCTCTCCCTCTTCGACGGGCCCTTCGCGCTTGTCATCCGTCTCGATGCCGTCGGCGCAACGATGACCCTGCTCGTCGCCTTCATCGGTTGGGTCGTGATGCGCTATTCCCGCACCTATCTGGATGGCGAGGCCCGCGAGGGATGGTTCCACGGGCGCATGCTGGCGACGCTTGCCGCGGTATTGATCGTCGTACAGTCGGGCAGTTTCACAATTCTGATTCTCGCTTTTGTCGGCGTCGGAACCGGACTGCGCGGGTTGTTGCTGTTCTATCCCGAACGCGCGGCCGCCCGTCGCGCCGCCGCCAAATTCTCGCTGGTCTGGCATGCCGGCGACGCCGCGCTGGTCCTGGCCGCGCTGCTGCTTTTCGTCGCTTTCGGCTCGTCTGAAATCGCGCCCCTTGCCGCCGCCGCCGCGTCGGGCCTGCCCATTGCCGCCCATCTGGCGGTGGCGTTGCTCGTGCTCGCCGCAGCGCTGAAGACAGCGGCCTTTCCGCTGCACGGCTGGCTCACCGAAGTCATGGAGGCACCGACCCCTGTCTCGGCCCTTCTGCATGCCGGGGTCGTCAATGCGGGCGGCTTTCTTCTGATCCGGACGGCGGACATGGTTCAGGCCAGCGCCGGTGCCATGGCCGCGCTCGTGATCATCGGCGGGTTCACGGCACTGTTCGGCGCCGTCGTGATGCTGACCCAGAGCGCGGTCAAGACGGCGCTTGCCTGGTCGACCGTATCGCAGATGGGCTTCATGCTGCTGCAATGCGGGCTCGGGCTGTGGCCGCTCGCGCTCCTGCATATCGTCGCGCATTCGATGTACAAGGCCCATGCCTTCCTCGGTTCAGGGAGCGCCGTGAAGGCCATCGCCAGCCTGTCCCGGCCGGGTCCGATCGCAGTACCGAAGGCTGCGGCGGTGGTAAAAGCCTTTGGCCTTGCGCTCGCGCTTTATGGCGCCGTCGCTCTCACCTTCACGCTGATGGCGGGGCCGAAATCGCCGCAGGCGCTGGCAATCGGGGCGATGCTGATATTCGGCGTCGCCTATCTCGTGGCCCAGGGGCTGGCCGATGCCGCGCCAGCGGCGCTTACCCGCCGTACGGGTCTCGCCGCCCTCGGTGCCGCGCTGGCCTATTTCACGTTCCAGCAGGCGGCAGATGCGCTCTGGGGCGCGTCGCTTCCGGCCGCGCCGTTCGCGGGTCCGCTGGAATGGGCCCTGATCGTGCTGGCGGTCTGTTCCTTCGGCGTCGTGGCCGTTGCTCAGACACTGTTTCCGCTCTGGGCGCACCACCCTTCCGCGGCGGGTCTGCGCGTGCATATCGCGAACGGACTCTATCTCAATGCACTCCTCGATCGTCTGATTGGCGGATTCCGGGTCACGAAATCCAGCTGA